The nucleotide sequence CCCGTCTCCCCTGCTCGTCTAGAAACTGTTTGTCGGCCTTGAGGGTCTGCAGGTCGTAGGTCGACAGCTCGAAGTCCTGGATGGTGACGATGGCGCTCACCGGGCAGGCTTCGACGCAGGCGGCGCAGTACATGCAGTTGACCAGGTCGATGTCGAAGCGCTCGAGCACGAAGCCCTTGCCCCCTGGGTTGCGCTTTCGCTCGATGGTGATCACCTGGCTGGGGCAGACCTTTTCGCAGGCGAGGCAGCTCACGCAGCGGTCGGAGCCGTCCTCGTCGGTAATCAGCGCCAAGGACTGGCAGGACACCGGCGGCAGCTCGGGCAGCTCGTAGGGGTAGAGTTGGGTAAAGGAGCCCTTATCGGCGGCCCTGTGGACTACCCCCATACCCTTGCCGACGCCCTTGAGCGCATCGGTGACTTCTTTGAAAAGGCTCATGGCAACCTGCGCTTTCGTCTCACCTTCAACTACCTCACGCTCTGCACGAGCTTGATG is from Deinococcota bacterium and encodes:
- a CDS encoding 4Fe-4S dicluster domain-containing protein is translated as HQARAEREVVEGETKAQVAMSLFKEVTDALKGVGKGMGVVHRAADKGSFTQLYPYELPELPPVSCQSLALITDEDGSDRCVSCLACEKVCPSQVITIERKRNPGGKGFVLERFDIDLVNCMYCAACVEACPVSAIVTIQDFELSTYDLQTLKADKQFLDEQGRRAAQWYSPKKGVEHRTKRGKLVVAPLEEQPGGEALRLEQEAKEAAARAARQDNRGKEEA